GCAGGCATCCCATGCCGCCTCTAGGCTGCCGTGCTGCTTCTTCAGCTGCCGCTTGGCGGCGGTCTCGGTCTTGTACTTGCCGCGGTATTGCTCAGCCGGATCTACCCCGCACACCGCCGCGGTGCAATCGGCAGCGAACAGGCAGCAATCAAATTCGCCCCATGAAAAAGGCCGCCCTTGGGCGGCCTTGATCACGTCGTTTAAGCGCGTGGTCCAATCTCGATAGCGCATGGCTAGCTTCCGTAATTGAATGTCGGGG
This portion of the Pseudomonas sp. MRSN 12121 genome encodes:
- a CDS encoding DUF6950 family protein; protein product: MRYRDWTTRLNDVIKAAQGRPFSWGEFDCCLFAADCTAAVCGVDPAEQYRGKYKTETAAKRQLKKQHGSLEAAWDACFKRVPLSFIQRGDVVLYDAPGGRSMAVFWAGDYWSTTEDGVCRIECEPLAAWRVE